The Piliocolobus tephrosceles isolate RC106 chromosome 12, ASM277652v3, whole genome shotgun sequence genome includes the window TTCTGGTTTTTGGGCCACTCAAACCTATCTCTTAAGGAAAAGGGGAGTAGAGTTACATGTCCTGTAGTTTGAGAGGAGTGGTAGTAGGGTTGCTGATGAGGAGAGCAGCCACAGGCTGGGTTGTTGGCCCCTAGATTCTGATGTCACCAGGCTTTCTGGAATGTGTTTGGTAGGATCCAAACAGTGGCAACCAGTGAGGACTGGAAATGTGGCAAAGAAGGCTTAGCAGGGCTGGGACAGAGGTGGGATGGGAGTGGGAGATTATAGTTCTTACTGGTGTGAGGGGAACCTTTGCAGTTCTCTCGCTCAGTCTTCCTCCTTTGATTGGTGGCCTGCACAgtgcagcagaatggcatgaaatTGAGACTCAACAGTCCTGGGAGCTAGTGTGGCTCTGTCACCATTtcactatgtgaccttggacaagtcttTTCCCAAGTCTAGGcacagtttccttctctgtgacaAGGAGTTGCCATCCCCCACCAGGCCTGATTAATGGGGTGGTTGAGGAGGGCAAATGGGGGGTGTGGGAGTAGGAAGTGCTTTATAAAGTGGTAAATACCCTGAGTGTGAAGAATAtctgttgatttgcatttcctttgatGTTGGTACTTTTAGCTGAGTTTGACCTGGGCTAGAGAACCTGGCTAGTTGAAAGTCCCACATAATCCTGGGCTGCTAGCCAGTAGCTAGCTGACTCTTTTAGGTTCCTGAATATCGAAAGTTGGCTAAATGAGCAAGTAAAGCCTCCTATGACATGACCATACAGTTATCCTCATTTACCATTTGCcatttggggaaactgagccCCAAGGAGGTTTGGTGACTTACCCACAGAGCCTGAGGGAGCACCCTACTGAACCTGACTGAGATGATTTTACTTCTAGAAATTGTTCTACCatcatttgaataaaatatgaataaaagttaGTTACTATAACGTTTTGAGCTTCTGCTATGTAATGCACTTGATTTGGTACATTATGTGGATTGGTTTTACTTATTACAATAGCCTTAAGAGGTAGGTACTCTCAATGGCCTCATCTTGcagttaaggaaactgaggcataaacaTGGGAAAAAAACTTCCTGGATTTCCCCTAGCTGGGCAGAGTTAATTCTAGCGCAAAACTGGCCAGCTCTCTGGAGGGCCATCCTCACCATTTTTTCTTTAACCAACCCTCCCCAACATACAGAAGGGCAGGTGGGCCTGAAGTGGGCTTGCTTTCAGGAAGACTGCTTGGAACAGGCCTGAGGAACTATGGCTAGTCAAGGCCATGTCTCTGGAGCTACTGCATAAATCCACATGCTTCTGTTTCTTCCCCCAATTCAGCCCTCTCtaagttggccaagctggcccCAGGAAGCTGATTTGGAGCAGAATGTGCAAGGCTCATGTTGCAGCTGTCCCTTCTCCTTGAGAAGGGTCTCTAGGGCGGGTATGTGGTTGGCCTCCTGCCTATGTTTTAagtggagaggagaaggaagaagctctTCCTTTGTAGCCAGCCTTCCACTGGCCCCAGAATGGCCTAAATCTGGCTCAGGGAGCTGGAATGGCCCCAGCACTTTCTACCACagtctgctttctgccatgatagCAGCAACTGCAGCAGGCAGCCCCTGCAAGGGACCACAGAGTGGCTTGGGAGGGTTCTCTTAACCCCCAACCCACTTGAAACTCAGCCACACTGGTTAAGGAGCATGAGGGTTATGGGGCCCTGCATTTGGCAGTGTCACTTTCTTGGCAGGACCCCCAGGGAAAACCAGTCCCAGCCTAGGGGATCTGCAGAGTCTGTCCTttgctgtttcctttgctttctgcccCACCTGACTCTCCTGGTGAACTCCTGTGGTCCTAAGTAAAGGCAGCATAACCCATTGAGGAAGGATAGCTTTGGCACCTGTTTGGATAGCAAAGAGTATGGAGAAGAGGCCTAGGGCAGAGGTAGCTAGGTGGGGCTAGGCTAGGGAGCTACCAGCTATGGGTGACCCTGCTACCTTCCTTCCCAGTGTTCTGGGTAACATAGGCAGAGACACTGTGAATGGCTATAGGGGTACATGGCTCTGGGAGAGAGAATGCAGAGTACCAGTTTAAGGCTGGTACCTGCCAGCAAAGATGACCCTGGACTTGGTTAGGAGAAGGGCCTGAACTGGAGGGAAAGAAACTCCATCCCAGGGACACCCTGCCTAATTCATCTATCTCCCACAACACACACAGAGGACTTTTCAAACCTCTTAGCAGAGGAGTTTGTGTAGATACACCCACCTCTTTAAAATCCCCTCGTATCTGTCTCCCTCTCAGCGTGGACCAAGGCAGCAAGTCCCTGAGCTTCCCACAGTGAGTGAATAGCTTTCCCAAATGAACAGCCTTTAACACATGGTCAGTTGCTTCCTAAGAAACTGGGATCTGACCTAGAAGgagtaataataacagtaatgacAGTCTTTCTCATTTGCACTGTACTATACAGTTTATAAAGTGCTTTTTTTGTGCCTATTATCACATCAAATCGTCACACCACTGTAGTGGGCAGGTAGAAGGATAGGTAGGGGAGCTGTTTTGATCCCAAAATAGCTCACAAGTACCTGAGTTTCAGCAGGCTACATTGGCACATTCAGGGTCCCTTGGCAGATGGGAGGCTGACATGGCCTAGACCCCAGCCCTGTGGTCCATGGCTCCTTCCACAACAAACTGCAGCTCCCTGTGGCAGGAAAGGGGANNNNNNNNNNCCCCAAACCCAGCAGGACAAGTCAGCTTTTGATTCACAAGGATGTCTAGGTCCATAAAGTTTCTCACTTGAGGTCCAGCCTTACTGCTCAAGAAGTGTCTTTCTCCCTTTCACATTTATCTTTGAATATGTTTACAAGGTATAAAGAATGATACTCCACCAACCAGCTTAAGAAATAACGGGCTATTCTTTaaggcagcagtccccaacctttttggaacCAGGGACCTGTTTCgcggaagacagtttttccatggatggaGAGGGGGAAGGTTTTGGGATaaaactgttccatctcagatcatcaggcatttgttagattctcataaggagagtGCAACCTAGATCCTTGCATGTGCAGTTTGCAATAGGGTTCACGCTGCTGTGAGAATCTGCCtccgctgatctgacagaaggtggAGCTCAGGTAATGCTCACCTTGCTCTCCTGCCTGCTGGTCACTTCCTGTTGTGTGGTCCAGTTTCTAACAGACTGTTACATGTAGGACTCTCCCTGTTAGCCTAGGAGCTCCCTAGAAGCAAAGGCTGGGAGTTCTCCCTTCTTGGCCTGCCCTGCAGCACTGAATTCCAGAGAGGAATAGAATTTCACAAACAACTCCAGTACTGCCACCCCAACTCCCCTATCCCCAACACCGTGACAATAACCTTACCAGTAATTTTAAGGCTGAGATAAAAATGTGCTGTGGAAAGTGGGGCATTCAGACATGATAGGACCCCGATTCCCACTAGACCCAGGGGCAGGAAACTGGGTGATTGTGTGTTTAGGTATGATTATGTGTGTATTTGGAGGTGGGAGGGGGCGCTGTCTATTGTGGGACTATCAGTTGCAGGGCTGAGTTGGAATAATGTGATGTCAAAATATGTCACAGAAAAATCTCTAACCTGAGCAAATGGCAATGCAGATCTCTGCAGAGAGAGGTTCAAATGAACTTTCCTTTTCacctgctcttttcttttctggataACCAGCTGTTATCTTGCTCCAATTTTAATATTCAGTTATGTAGCGTGTTCTTTATCACACTGATGATTCAAGTGTCAAGCCAAGCAAGGCAGCCGGCACAAAATTAATGTTTGCCAGACAGAAGCAGGAGCTCCAAGGCTAGAGTGTAGCTGCCAGCCTCTTTCCACGCTCAGTGCTGGTCCACAGTCTTCCACTTCAGGTGAATGTGTGAATCTTATTACTGTGGCAAGCAATCACAGGCCTGGTGTACTGTCCAGCTGTTCCTGGACCAAGAGTGCTTGcttctctccccctctcttcctcttccttccctccccttccccttcccctctctcctctcctcccagaTCCCCCATCTGCTGGTGCCACTCTACAGAGAGGGGACACATTGGTGAGGGACTTCCCAGGGAGGGGTTATTGGGTTTTAGCAGGCTGGTCACTGAGCTAGCCAATGACCAGAGGTGCAGAGGTATATTGTGGTGGGTAGTGGCTAGGTCTTGTTTTTATTCCATCTTTGTTGGTATTTGGGCATTTGGAGGATTGAGAGCCTTAACCAGAAGGGTGTGGCTTGcaccagatttatttatttaaaaagctattgGGAACCTATCTCACACACCAGGAATATGAATCACGTAAGGCCTTCAAGAAGTTCCCTTCCTAGATAGGGAGCTAGATGGGGACAAAAATAATAAGAGGAGGAGAGTAGAGGAGAAACAGTCCACCTCATGGTTCTCAAGGGGAATTTGGGGTTCCATTGATGGCCACATTAAAATATCTTCCCAACAGGACAGCCAATTCTGAGATTCTGAAGCCTGAGCATGGTTCTGTAGGCAATTTAGGAAGCTATGGATGGAAGGTGAAACTTCAGGGCCACTTCTCAGTCTCAGATGAAATGTCAGTGAGAGCCCAGACTAATGTGAAACTGAAGCTTGAATCCAACAGAACCCTGTGAGGACTCAATAGACTGTTTTGccagatacttttcaaaaattcTGTGATGTTGGAGCCAAcatccctttttcctttcttgtttctccCTATCCTCATCCCCTTTGATAATTGATAATACCTCCCACAACCAATAGCACCACTAGGCCTTTCACACAACTGCAGGTCCCCCTGCCACTGGTCCCCTGAGCTTAGGATGGTCTGAAGGGAGTGGACCCAGCAAGAAGGTAGTGGGTGAAGGCTTCTTGTTGCTCAGTGTAGAGTTTTACTGCCTTGGGGCCCAAAGGGAGCTGGCCCTGCAAGCCAAGCATATCGAGTGGATTAAGATTTGCCCCAcattttcccttactttctttcTCGTTCCACTCAAGCCTGATGTCCGGTGAAAGCAAACCCAGCCTGGATGCTTGCTCACTAgtatctgtctctctgtctttgtgtCTCCTATCTCCTCCAGACCCCACTGTGATGCTTCCTGACTGATAATGTTATAACAGTGCCTGGAAGCCTGAGGCTGAATTTCCAGCTGGACGTACCTCAGTTGTCCCCATCATCATGGAGACCCAAAAGGATGAAGCTACTCAGGCCAAAGGAGCTGCAGCCTCTGGGAGTGCCCATGAACAAACGACAGAAAAAGGAGCCAAGAACAAGGCAGCTAAGGCGACAGAAGGACCAACATCAGAGCCATCCTCATCCGGCCCAGGTAGGCTGAAGAAAACTGCCATGAAACTCTTTGGTGGCAAGAAGGGTATCTGTACTCTGCCTAGTTTCTTTGGAGGGGGACGGAGCAAAGGTTCTGGGAAAGGCAGCTCCAAGAAAAGTCTCAGCAAGAGCAAGACCCACGATGGCCTGAGTGAAGCAGCCCATGGCCCTGAAGATGTTGTCAGTGAAGGAACTGGCTTCTCCCTGCCTTTGCCTGAGTTACCCTGCCGATTTCCCAGCTCTCAGAGTGCCCATGGGGCTTTGGAGACAGGCTCCAGATGTAACACGTCTGTGGCTGGAGCCACAGAGAAAGCTGTGGCTGAGAAGGTTCCCTCTATGCCCAAGCCAAAGAAAGGCCTAAAAGGCTTTTTTAGCAGTATCCGCCGTCACCGGAAGAGCAAGGTCACTGGGGCTGAGCAAAGTGAGCCAGGGGCCAAGGGGCCTGAGAGGGTCAAAGCCAGGCCTCATGAGCACGTGAGCTCAGCCCCTCGGGTGCCCTGCTCTGAAGAGAGCTTCCAAGCCCCTAGAAAGGAAAATGCTAACCCCCAAGATGCCTCTGGGCCAAAAGTTTCTCCAACACCAGAGCCTTCTCCACCAACTACTGAGAAAATGGCCTGTAAAGATCCAGAAAAACTCATGGAGGCCTGTGCCTCAGCACATGTGCAACCCAAACCTGCCCCTGAATCCAGTAGCCTAGAGGAACCCCATAGCCCAGAAACAGGGGAGAAGGTAGTAGCAGGAGAGGTAAACCCACCCAATGGCCCTGTGGGGGACCAGCTGAGCCTCTTGTTTGGGGATGTGACATCCCTGAAAAGCTTTGACTCATTGACAGGCTGTGGTGACATTATAGCAGAACAGGACATGGACAGTATGACAGACAGCATGGCCTCTGGGGGCCAGAGAGCCAACCGAGATGGGACCAAGCGAAGTTCCTGCCTGGTGACCTACCAAGGAGGTGGGGAGGAGATGGCCTTgccagatgatgatgatgaggaggaagaggaagaggaagaagaggtagaattagaggaggaagaagaggaggttaaggaggaggaagaagatgatGACTTAGAATATCTGTGGGCAACTGCTCAGATGTATCCAAGGCCCGATATGAACCTGGGCTACCATCCCACCACATCCCCAGGCCACCACGGCTACATGCTCCTTGACCCAGTTAGGTCTTATCCTGGCCTAGCCCCTGGGGAACTTTTGACTCCTCAGAGTGACCAGCAAGAATCCGCCCCCAATAGTGATGAAGGTTATTATGactccaccacacctggatttGAGGATGATTCAGGTGAGGCCCTGGGGCTTGTCCACAGGGATTGTCTACCCCGAGACAGTTACAGTGGAGATGCCCTATATGAGTTCTATGAGCCAGATGACAGCCTTGAGAACTCTCCACCTGGAGATGACTGCCTTTATGACCTCCATGGTCGAAGCTCTGAGATGTTTGACCCCTTCTTAAACTTTGAGCCCTTTTCTTCCTCCCGGCCACCTGGGGCAATGGAGACAGAGGAAGAACGGCTAGTGACCATCCAGAAACAGTTG containing:
- the AMER1 gene encoding APC membrane recruitment protein 1; this translates as METQKDEATQAKGAAASGSAHEQTTEKGAKNKAAKATEGPTSEPSSSGPGRLKKTAMKLFGGKKGICTLPSFFGGGRSKGSGKGSSKKSLSKSKTHDGLSEAAHGPEDVVSEGTGFSLPLPELPCRFPSSQSAHGALETGSRCNTSVAGATEKAVAEKVPSMPKPKKGLKGFFSSIRRHRKSKVTGAEQSEPGAKGPERVKARPHEHVSSAPRVPCSEESFQAPRKENANPQDASGPKVSPTPEPSPPTTEKMACKDPEKLMEACASAHVQPKPAPESSSLEEPHSPETGEKVVAGEVNPPNGPVGDQLSLLFGDVTSLKSFDSLTGCGDIIAEQDMDSMTDSMASGGQRANRDGTKRSSCLVTYQGGGEEMALPDDDDEEEEEEEEEVELEEEEEEVKEEEEDDDLEYLWATAQMYPRPDMNLGYHPTTSPGHHGYMLLDPVRSYPGLAPGELLTPQSDQQESAPNSDEGYYDSTTPGFEDDSGEALGLVHRDCLPRDSYSGDALYEFYEPDDSLENSPPGDDCLYDLHGRSSEMFDPFLNFEPFSSSRPPGAMETEEERLVTIQKQLLYWELRREQLEAQEARAREAHAREAHTREAYTRESHGREAYAREAHTWEAHGREARTREPQAREARSRETQVREAQARQEKPVLEYQMRPLGPSVMGLAAGLSGTSQISHRGITSAFPTTASSEPDWRDFRPLEKRYEGTCSKKDQSTCLMQLFQSDAMFEPDMQEANFGGSPRRAYPTYSPPEDPEEEEVEKEGNATVSFSQALVEFTSNGNLFSSMSYSSDSDSSFTQNLPELPPMVTFDIADVERDGEGKCEENPEFHNDEDLAASLEAFELGYYHKHAFNNYHSRFYQGLPWGVSSLPRYLGLPGLHPRPPPAAMALNRRSRSLDTAETLEMELSNSHLAQGYLESDELQAQQEDSDEEDEEEEEGEWSRDSPLSLYTEPPGAYDWPAWAPCPIPVGPGPAWVSPNQLDRPSSQSPYEQATCCIPPMTTSMSLSVPESRAPGESGPQLARPSHLHLPMGPCYNLQPQASQSVRARPQDVLLPVDEPSCSSSSEGFSPSPLPQAKPVGITHGIPQLPRVQPEHPQPQPTHYGPSSLDLSKERSEQGTSLATSYSSTAMNGNLAK